DNA sequence from the Flavobacteriales bacterium genome:
ATGAGTGGAAACGTTTCAGAATGGACCGCTACACCATTTGAACAAACACAATACTCTTTCTATCATGACTTAAACCCTGATTACCGCTATAATGCAGAAAAAGGAGATAGTAAGAAATTGAAAAGAAAAGTTATCAAAGGTGGGTCTTGGAAAGATGTAGCTGCATTTATCCAAATTTCTGCAAGAGATTATCAGTACCAAAATGAAGCGAGTTCATTCATCGGATTTAGATGTGTGAAAACTTTCGAAAATGTACGTTCTGACTACGAAAAATAGTAATAACAAAAACAAAAAAAACACAACCTAGTTATGGGATTCTTACAAAGTAAAAAAGGAAAAAACTTTATGGCTAAGCTCTATGGTATTGGAGCAGCTGTAGTAATTTTGGGAGCACTATTTAAAATTCAGCACTGGCCTTATGCAAATGCAATGCTTATAGCTGGTTTGGGTACGGAAGCGATTATCTTTTTTGTATCTGCTTTTGAAAAACCACCAAAAGAATATGATTGGTCTTTAGTATATCCTGAATTAGCAGGAATGGAAGTTGAGGACGATCCAAAAGATGGTCTTACAGCTGCTCAAAGACTTGATAATATGTTAGAAAAGGCAAAAGTAGATCAAGATTTGGTATCTTCATTAGGAGATGGTCTTAGAAAAGTAAGCGATGCTGCCAATGGACTTGGAGAAGCTGTTTCTATTGCCGAATCTACTTCTAACTATTCTACAGAAGTTGTGAAAGCTTCAAAGAGTTTAGAGGCTATTAATGCAATGTATGAGTCACAAATTGAG
Encoded proteins:
- the gldL gene encoding gliding motility protein GldL; translated protein: MGFLQSKKGKNFMAKLYGIGAAVVILGALFKIQHWPYANAMLIAGLGTEAIIFFVSAFEKPPKEYDWSLVYPELAGMEVEDDPKDGLTAAQRLDNMLEKAKVDQDLVSSLGDGLRKVSDAANGLGEAVSIAESTSNYSTEVVKASKSLEAINAMYESQIESNKQYTESTQMLASNMQAAMKTSADMQNELNSLTKNLSSLNSVYGNMLTAMNFNNKN